Proteins encoded by one window of Nicotiana tabacum cultivar K326 chromosome 10, ASM71507v2, whole genome shotgun sequence:
- the LOC107803490 gene encoding uncharacterized protein LOC107803490 isoform X1 has translation MVGKVLLTSSVRRRGKTMIKKIKHYWDYMKGKWTLFKQLMRGETCLGWDATKNMIMADDDWWERKIKENAKYKKFRNKDLSLTWFYDALFADVVATGERACAANQEQSSGIGLNLDEEGINVIDDCDKEHFTYLNDEISDESDDLQEYKFCYVSRAITKKTKTN, from the exons ATGGTTGGAAAAGTATTGTTGACGAGTTCTGTAAGAAGACGGGGAAAGActatgataaaaaaaataaaacattatTGGGATTACATGAAAGGTAAATGGACACTTTTTAAGCAATTGATGAGAGGGGAGACATGTTTAGGATGGGATGCCACGAAAAATATGATTATGGCAGATGATGATTGGTGGGAGCGAAAAATTAAG GAAAATGCAAAATATAAGAAATTTAGGAACAAAGATCTTTCGCTCACATGGTTTTACGATGCATTGTTTGCTGATGTTGTTGCCACAGGAGAAAGAGCATGTGCAGCAAATCAAGAACAATCGTCTGGCATTGGACTTAATCTCGATGAAGAAGGGATaaatgttattgatgattgtgacAAAGAACACTTTACTTATCTTAATGATGAAATAAGCGATGAAAGTGATGATCTACAAGAATATAAATTCTGTTATGTTTCCAGAGCCATCACTAAAAAGACAAAAACCAACTAA
- the LOC107803490 gene encoding uncharacterized protein LOC107803490 isoform X2 gives MRGETCLGWDATKNMIMADDDWWERKIKENAKYKKFRNKDLSLTWFYDALFADVVATGERACAANQEQSSGIGLNLDEEGINVIDDCDKEHFTYLNDEISDESDDLQEYKFCYVSRAITKKTKTN, from the exons ATGAGAGGGGAGACATGTTTAGGATGGGATGCCACGAAAAATATGATTATGGCAGATGATGATTGGTGGGAGCGAAAAATTAAG GAAAATGCAAAATATAAGAAATTTAGGAACAAAGATCTTTCGCTCACATGGTTTTACGATGCATTGTTTGCTGATGTTGTTGCCACAGGAGAAAGAGCATGTGCAGCAAATCAAGAACAATCGTCTGGCATTGGACTTAATCTCGATGAAGAAGGGATaaatgttattgatgattgtgacAAAGAACACTTTACTTATCTTAATGATGAAATAAGCGATGAAAGTGATGATCTACAAGAATATAAATTCTGTTATGTTTCCAGAGCCATCACTAAAAAGACAAAAACCAACTAA